A single region of the Caminibacter pacificus genome encodes:
- a CDS encoding CorA family divalent cation transporter: protein MYSYHQFLFPFRFDYLKFSIKDNHEFYKNIQFNDRVKNSLNYLFEELKNNKWEYCPFSIQKSDYYNEFIYFHDFVKGTLFNLESYPKKSATSWFFEKKIEVNNVKIKVVKFNDEKIFNLKLSSITLRIFETGIGILSFEMENNQYYDFQDILDINEYFRRVYPPFVGDGFSLDEVMKKYMAKEIILDGIEYDIKEFENLKNISHPPISSLITRVLGDIFTQDVGTKDKFLIQPVIDERMFVVCWYGNNVLAKSLKSDFLEIENGKLKPINDVWYKFLFIDSGDKSVQDENMQKELLQKHTYTRWKNYGTFYGVSRYSFVVLTSDLDTLKKHCADFIVTHVKTVYYQMIILALAIRATILRFSDEVTAISDLDNENELFDRVSNIYKNYLKFRNKLYFKEITSQEQGIELYDKIRKVMNIDNDVKDLSSELIQLDTFSQMKLEHKENTEVSKLTKVATYLMPPTLAAGILGMNILDVKDKVEFLGMKWNVSGILWFFVITALSYGIIYFTKGKK from the coding sequence ATGTATAGTTATCACCAGTTTCTATTTCCTTTTAGATTTGATTATTTAAAATTTTCAATTAAAGACAACCATGAATTTTACAAAAATATACAATTTAATGATAGAGTTAAAAATAGTCTTAATTATTTGTTCGAAGAATTAAAGAATAATAAATGGGAATATTGTCCATTTAGTATTCAAAAAAGTGATTATTATAACGAATTCATTTATTTTCATGATTTTGTCAAAGGTACACTTTTTAATTTGGAAAGTTATCCCAAAAAAAGTGCTACTTCTTGGTTTTTTGAAAAGAAAATAGAAGTTAACAATGTAAAAATAAAAGTTGTTAAATTTAATGACGAAAAGATTTTTAATTTAAAACTCTCTTCAATCACTCTTAGAATATTTGAAACCGGTATAGGAATTCTCTCTTTTGAAATGGAGAATAATCAATATTACGATTTTCAGGATATTTTGGATATCAACGAATATTTTAGGAGGGTGTATCCTCCTTTTGTGGGAGATGGTTTTTCGCTTGATGAGGTTATGAAAAAATACATGGCAAAAGAAATAATCCTTGACGGAATAGAGTATGATATAAAAGAGTTTGAAAATTTGAAAAATATTTCCCATCCTCCAATTTCTTCTTTAATTACAAGAGTTTTAGGAGATATATTTACCCAAGATGTAGGAACAAAAGATAAATTTTTAATTCAGCCGGTGATTGATGAGAGGATGTTTGTTGTGTGTTGGTATGGAAATAACGTGCTGGCTAAGAGTTTGAAAAGCGATTTTTTAGAAATTGAAAACGGAAAGTTAAAACCGATTAATGATGTGTGGTATAAGTTTTTATTTATTGATAGCGGTGATAAAAGCGTTCAAGATGAAAATATGCAAAAAGAGTTATTGCAAAAACATACCTATACCAGATGGAAAAATTACGGAACGTTTTATGGGGTTAGCAGATATTCTTTTGTAGTATTGACTTCTGATTTGGATACTCTTAAAAAACATTGTGCCGATTTTATCGTGACGCATGTAAAAACAGTTTATTATCAAATGATAATATTGGCATTAGCCATTAGAGCCACAATTTTGAGATTTTCAGATGAAGTTACGGCAATAAGCGATTTGGATAATGAAAACGAATTGTTTGATAGAGTTTCAAATATTTATAAAAACTATCTTAAATTCAGAAATAAGCTTTATTTTAAAGAGATAACCTCTCAAGAGCAAGGGATTGAACTATATGATAAAATAAGAAAAGTTATGAATATTGATAATGACGTTAAAGATTTAAGTTCTGAATTAATTCAGCTTGACACTTTTTCTCAAATGAAACTAGAACATAAAGAAAACACCGAAGTCAGCAAACTTACTAAAGTTGCGACTTATTTAATGCCTCCAACGTTGGCAGCTGGTATATTAGGTATGAATATTTTGGATGTGAAAGATAAAGTTGAATTTTTGGGAATGAAATGGAATGTGAGTGGAATTTTATGGTTTTTTGTAATAACAGCTCTTTCATATGGAATTATTTATTTTACAAAAGGAAAAAAATGA